In Natrinema amylolyticum, the following are encoded in one genomic region:
- a CDS encoding nucleoside recognition protein, with product MQSILSVLLEEALPRVLTIALLIGAGVGLANLAVEYGLVAVIARAGRYLTEPANLPPEVGTAVLTNTVSVTAGYGMLAEFREEALLDDRATLIAVVINTFFGFVQHIFTYYGPVLVPILGLQVGLMYVGARAGISLAITLVGLLAGSLLLRGYEYDRSVVEPDAPDEEDRTNREKFRTAGESTLERLRSIVPRLAVVYSLVFVALARSERILAGFASVGIDDPGALLEPIAGLLGLPGAAVPVILVSLVDPTTGAITVAPLIGDVLTPDEAVITLLVGSLVSLTIGTVKRSIPFQFGIWGAEFGAKVIVVNVCLKAAFILVAIGVFFVV from the coding sequence GTGCAGTCGATCCTCTCCGTGCTGCTCGAGGAGGCGCTCCCGCGCGTGCTGACGATCGCGCTCCTGATCGGCGCGGGCGTCGGACTCGCGAACCTCGCCGTCGAGTACGGACTCGTCGCGGTCATCGCCCGCGCGGGCCGCTACCTCACGGAGCCCGCGAACCTGCCGCCGGAGGTCGGGACCGCCGTCCTCACGAACACGGTCTCGGTGACGGCGGGCTACGGGATGCTCGCGGAGTTCCGCGAGGAAGCGCTCCTCGACGACCGCGCCACGCTGATCGCCGTGGTCATCAACACGTTCTTCGGCTTCGTCCAGCACATCTTCACCTACTACGGCCCCGTCCTCGTGCCGATCCTGGGGCTGCAGGTCGGCCTCATGTACGTCGGCGCTCGCGCCGGCATCTCGCTCGCGATCACGCTCGTCGGTCTGCTCGCCGGTTCCCTCCTCCTACGGGGCTACGAGTACGACCGCAGCGTCGTCGAGCCCGATGCGCCCGACGAGGAAGACCGAACGAACCGAGAGAAGTTCCGAACCGCGGGAGAGAGCACCCTCGAGCGCCTGCGATCGATCGTCCCCCGACTGGCAGTGGTCTACTCGCTGGTCTTCGTCGCGCTCGCCCGCTCGGAGCGGATCCTCGCCGGGTTCGCGTCGGTCGGAATCGACGACCCGGGGGCACTCCTCGAGCCGATCGCCGGCCTGCTGGGGCTGCCGGGCGCAGCGGTGCCGGTGATCCTCGTCTCGCTGGTGGATCCGACGACCGGTGCGATCACCGTCGCGCCCCTGATCGGCGACGTGCTGACCCCGGACGAGGCAGTGATTACGCTGCTGGTCGGCAGCCTCGTCTCGCTGACGATCGGGACGGTCAAGCGCTCGATCCCGTTCCAGTTCGGCATCTGGGGGGCAGAGTTCGGGGCGAAAGTGATCGTCGTCAACGTCTGTCTGAAAGCCGCTTTCATTCTCGTCGCGATCGGCGTCTTCTTCGTCGTTTAG
- the guaB gene encoding IMP dehydrogenase: protein MANDVPEHEPYSSKLQVPEALTFDDVLLRPKESRVEPDDADLTSRVSKNVEVSVPILSAAMDTVTESDMAIAMARHGGLGVLHRNMNIDGMVEEIGRVKSADELIIPLDSVVTADPEMSVREVDELMARQGVGGAPVVNTNGEVLGIISSTDIRPHLEVNEDDPVTEAMTDEVITAPENVDSRDAFELMYDHKIERVPVVDDENLLVGLVTMQGILQRREYKEAVRDEDGRLRCGVAVSPFEQERAEAADEAGADVLFIDTAHAHNLNVIEGAREIKESVDADVVVGNIGTREAAEDLVDFADGLKVGIGPGSICTTRIVSGSGMPQITAVAQVADVAAEHDVPVIADGGIRYSGDAIKAVAAGADAVMLGSYFAGTDEAPGRVVTMNGKKYKQYRGMGSVGAMKSGDGDRYLKDEPEEEDEYVPEGVEAATPYKGTLKSELHQLAGGMQSGMGYVGAETIPDFKERSEFVRVSPAGQAESHAHDVVITDEAPNYSPDSE from the coding sequence ATGGCGAACGACGTTCCAGAGCACGAGCCCTATTCTTCGAAACTGCAGGTACCGGAAGCGCTAACGTTCGATGACGTCCTTCTCCGTCCCAAGGAGAGCCGCGTCGAACCCGACGACGCAGACCTCACGTCCCGCGTCTCGAAAAACGTCGAGGTCTCCGTCCCCATCCTCTCGGCGGCGATGGACACCGTCACCGAGAGCGACATGGCGATTGCGATGGCCCGCCACGGCGGCCTCGGCGTCCTCCACCGGAACATGAACATCGACGGGATGGTCGAGGAGATCGGCCGCGTCAAGAGCGCCGACGAACTCATCATCCCGCTGGATTCGGTCGTTACCGCCGACCCCGAGATGTCCGTCCGCGAGGTCGACGAGCTGATGGCCCGGCAGGGCGTCGGCGGCGCACCCGTCGTCAACACCAACGGCGAAGTCCTGGGGATCATCTCGAGCACCGACATCCGGCCCCACCTCGAGGTCAACGAGGACGACCCGGTCACCGAAGCGATGACCGACGAGGTCATCACGGCCCCCGAGAACGTCGACTCGCGCGACGCGTTCGAGTTGATGTACGACCACAAGATCGAGCGCGTTCCGGTCGTCGACGACGAGAACCTCCTCGTGGGACTGGTCACGATGCAGGGCATCCTCCAGCGCCGCGAGTACAAAGAGGCCGTCCGCGACGAGGACGGCCGGCTGCGCTGTGGCGTCGCCGTCAGCCCGTTCGAGCAAGAGCGCGCCGAGGCCGCCGACGAGGCCGGCGCGGACGTTCTCTTCATCGACACCGCACACGCGCACAATCTGAACGTCATCGAGGGCGCTCGCGAGATCAAGGAGTCCGTCGACGCGGACGTCGTCGTGGGTAACATCGGCACTCGAGAGGCCGCCGAGGACCTCGTCGACTTCGCGGACGGTCTCAAGGTCGGCATCGGCCCGGGATCGATCTGCACCACGCGCATCGTCTCCGGCTCCGGCATGCCCCAGATCACGGCCGTCGCACAGGTCGCGGACGTCGCCGCCGAACACGACGTGCCGGTGATCGCGGACGGCGGTATTCGGTACTCCGGCGACGCGATCAAGGCGGTCGCCGCCGGCGCGGACGCGGTCATGCTCGGCTCCTACTTCGCCGGCACCGACGAGGCACCGGGCCGCGTCGTCACGATGAACGGCAAGAAGTACAAGCAGTACCGCGGCATGGGCTCGGTCGGCGCGATGAAGTCCGGCGACGGCGACCGATACCTCAAGGACGAGCCCGAGGAGGAAGACGAGTACGTCCCCGAGGGCGTCGAGGCGGCGACGCCGTACAAGGGCACTCTCAAGTCCGAACTCCACCAGCTCGCGGGCGGCATGCAGTCGGGCATGGGCTACGTGGGCGCGGAGACGATTCCCGACTTCAAGGAGCGCTCCGAGTTCGTCCGCGTCTCCCCGGCCGGACAGGCCGAGAGCCACGCTCACGACGTCGTGATCACCGACGAAGCGCCGAACTACTCGCCCGACAGCGAATAA
- a CDS encoding SPW repeat domain-containing protein has product MSRTRPADSSSVLVERTAGLSAALGAFVMVSTAVFTITGTLGIHNVLVGALVAVLASVHAYRTGEQRSPSIVLAAILAILGIWIAIAPTVAFGVDRTLVLGLNGVAGALIAVLSLAGVYGTVKTSNANTTAA; this is encoded by the coding sequence ATGAGCCGAACACGACCCGCGGACAGTTCGTCGGTGTTAGTCGAACGAACGGCCGGGCTGTCGGCGGCACTGGGCGCGTTCGTCATGGTATCGACGGCCGTCTTCACGATCACGGGAACGCTGGGCATTCACAACGTCCTCGTCGGTGCGCTGGTCGCGGTCCTCGCGTCGGTCCACGCGTATCGAACCGGCGAGCAGCGGTCGCCGAGTATCGTCCTTGCGGCGATCCTCGCGATACTCGGTATCTGGATCGCGATCGCGCCGACGGTCGCGTTCGGCGTCGACCGGACGCTGGTGCTCGGGCTCAACGGCGTCGCCGGCGCACTCATCGCGGTTCTGTCGCTTGCCGGCGTCTACGGCACCGTCAAGACGTCGAACGCGAATACGACCGCCGCGTAA
- a CDS encoding PAS domain S-box protein, with protein sequence MSDRGAVTGTTVLEDGDEAVTLQRYRTLTDLLDDGLYQLDTDGRVVAINDVLLDRLGYDRGDLLGEHASVLVDADGDEFRDALRDCREADGVTTLETTVRTAIGERLACELRLESFAVDGEHRGVLGLVRDITERTERERKLERYERIVENLPVGVYRNTPGPDGEFVESNDALAEIFDADSPDELETHAVSDLYPEPSRRRELSRRLSRDGIVRDVELKQETLDGESIWISVTAIRTEEDGEVYFDGIVQDVTDRKERERDLAESERRYRTLAESYPNGIVTLFDHDLEYTLAAGQGFAALPVDPADIEGRYVRDVVPDDTADALEPAFRAALEGAERSVELEFDDRVWLVRTVPITDERGDVSAGMAVAREITDRKERERELAKYEAIVETINDGIYVKDEDGRFTMVNDAYADLTGYSREELVGEHASLVVDEATVERSAARRAAMDGEANPTMEAMIERADGERVPTEGTFATLRAGDGDTKQIGVVRDITDRKEQRRRLEESEQRYRTLIDHFPDGAVGLYDEDLEYIVAGGEAFDDLDIGDEEEVVGSTLADRYPADLVAEIEPHFQAAFEGESNTFEYRAFGRDVWAHTLPVRNDDGEIFAGMVMVQDITDRKRIERDLRESEARFRMLADNLEDIVWITMPEPREILYVNPAYEEIFGRDRDDLYDDALAFVEGIHPDDRERVMTAYEDLSEDGFDEEFRIVTPDGEVRWLRARAALVHDDDRDVTRIVGIAEDITERTERERALERSERRYRTLAENFPNGAVGVYDENLRYTLTRGAVLGDGLPGADRLEGSRMPAVFPEKTVADLEPLFRAAVEDGETGSTTTEFGGRNWRVWAAPLRTAAGETAAGLSLVQDVTEQVERERRLEELVAKLEESNERLEQFAYAASHDLQEPLRMVSSYLQLIERRYGDALDADGKEFIAYAVDGAERMRDMIDALLEYSRVETRGDPLEPVALEAVFEDVLEDLWLQIEETDATVTADELPRVEGDADQLRQVFQNLLSNAITYSGDDPPAVHVSADRDGDEWVVSIRDDGIGIAPEEQDRIFEVFQRLHGREEYDGTGIGLALCERIVERHGGDLWVDSVVGEGATFSFTVPAVSEAESAPSLESDD encoded by the coding sequence ATGAGTGACCGGGGCGCAGTGACTGGAACGACCGTTCTCGAGGACGGCGACGAAGCGGTGACGCTCCAGCGGTATCGGACGCTCACCGACCTCCTCGACGACGGTCTCTACCAGCTCGATACCGACGGCCGCGTCGTCGCGATCAACGACGTCCTCCTCGACCGATTGGGATACGATCGCGGCGATCTACTCGGCGAACACGCGTCGGTACTCGTCGACGCCGACGGCGACGAGTTTCGCGATGCGCTCCGTGACTGCCGCGAGGCCGATGGCGTCACGACCCTCGAGACGACCGTTCGAACGGCGATCGGCGAACGGCTCGCGTGTGAACTGCGACTGGAGTCGTTCGCAGTCGACGGTGAGCACCGCGGCGTCCTCGGTCTCGTCCGCGACATCACCGAACGGACGGAGCGCGAACGGAAACTCGAGCGATACGAGCGGATCGTCGAAAACCTCCCCGTCGGAGTCTACCGAAACACGCCCGGTCCGGACGGTGAGTTCGTCGAGAGCAACGACGCCCTGGCGGAGATATTCGACGCCGACTCCCCCGACGAGTTAGAAACGCACGCCGTCAGCGACCTGTATCCGGAGCCGTCCCGGCGCCGGGAACTCAGTCGGCGACTCTCACGGGACGGGATCGTTCGAGACGTGGAACTGAAACAGGAGACGCTCGACGGCGAGTCGATCTGGATCTCCGTGACCGCGATCCGAACCGAGGAAGACGGGGAGGTGTACTTCGACGGCATCGTTCAGGACGTGACCGACCGCAAGGAGCGCGAACGCGACCTCGCGGAATCGGAGCGACGCTACCGCACGCTCGCGGAGTCCTACCCAAACGGAATCGTCACGCTGTTCGATCACGACCTCGAGTACACGCTGGCCGCCGGGCAGGGGTTCGCGGCCCTCCCCGTCGATCCGGCAGACATCGAGGGCAGATACGTCCGAGACGTCGTGCCCGACGACACCGCCGACGCGCTCGAGCCCGCCTTCCGGGCGGCACTCGAGGGAGCGGAGCGGTCGGTCGAACTCGAGTTCGACGATCGAGTGTGGCTCGTTCGGACGGTTCCGATCACGGACGAGCGCGGCGACGTCTCGGCCGGGATGGCCGTTGCCCGCGAGATCACGGACCGAAAGGAACGGGAGCGAGAGTTGGCCAAGTACGAAGCGATCGTCGAGACGATCAACGACGGCATCTACGTCAAAGACGAGGACGGTCGGTTTACGATGGTCAACGACGCCTACGCGGACCTGACCGGCTACTCCCGCGAGGAACTCGTCGGCGAACACGCTTCGCTCGTCGTCGACGAAGCAACGGTCGAACGGTCCGCGGCCCGGCGGGCGGCGATGGACGGTGAGGCGAACCCGACCATGGAGGCGATGATCGAGCGAGCGGACGGGGAACGGGTTCCCACGGAGGGGACCTTCGCGACGCTTCGGGCCGGAGACGGGGACACGAAACAGATCGGCGTCGTCCGCGATATCACAGACCGGAAGGAACAGCGACGCAGGCTCGAGGAATCGGAGCAGCGCTACCGGACGCTGATCGACCACTTCCCGGACGGTGCGGTCGGCCTGTACGACGAGGACCTCGAGTACATCGTCGCCGGCGGCGAGGCGTTCGACGACCTCGATATCGGGGACGAAGAGGAGGTGGTCGGCTCCACCCTCGCCGACCGGTATCCGGCCGACCTCGTCGCGGAGATCGAGCCCCACTTCCAAGCGGCGTTCGAGGGCGAGTCGAACACGTTCGAGTATCGAGCCTTCGGTCGCGACGTGTGGGCCCACACTCTCCCCGTCCGAAACGACGACGGCGAGATCTTCGCGGGCATGGTCATGGTCCAGGACATCACCGACCGCAAACGGATCGAACGTGACCTCCGCGAGAGCGAAGCGCGGTTCCGGATGCTCGCCGACAACCTCGAGGACATCGTCTGGATCACGATGCCCGAGCCGCGGGAGATCCTCTACGTCAACCCCGCCTACGAGGAGATCTTCGGACGCGATCGCGACGACTTGTACGACGACGCGCTCGCGTTCGTCGAGGGCATCCATCCGGACGACCGCGAGCGCGTCATGACGGCCTACGAGGACCTGTCCGAGGACGGGTTCGACGAGGAGTTCCGGATCGTCACGCCCGACGGCGAGGTACGCTGGCTACGCGCTCGCGCAGCGCTGGTTCACGACGACGACCGCGACGTCACCCGAATCGTCGGTATCGCCGAAGACATCACCGAGCGCACGGAGCGCGAACGCGCCCTCGAGCGATCCGAGCGGCGGTACCGAACCCTCGCGGAGAACTTCCCGAACGGCGCGGTCGGCGTCTACGACGAGAACCTCCGGTACACGCTGACGCGGGGCGCGGTCCTCGGCGATGGACTCCCCGGCGCGGACCGCCTCGAGGGGAGCCGGATGCCGGCCGTCTTTCCCGAGAAAACGGTCGCCGATCTCGAGCCGCTGTTTCGGGCCGCCGTCGAGGACGGCGAGACCGGCAGCACTACGACCGAGTTCGGCGGCCGAAACTGGCGCGTGTGGGCCGCACCGCTCCGGACCGCCGCGGGCGAGACCGCCGCCGGCCTGAGCTTGGTCCAGGACGTCACCGAGCAGGTCGAACGCGAACGGCGACTCGAGGAACTCGTCGCGAAGTTAGAGGAATCGAACGAGCGGTTAGAGCAGTTCGCCTACGCCGCCTCCCACGACCTCCAGGAACCGCTGCGGATGGTCTCGAGCTACCTCCAGTTGATCGAACGGCGGTACGGCGACGCCCTCGATGCGGACGGCAAGGAGTTCATCGCCTACGCCGTCGACGGGGCCGAGCGCATGCGGGACATGATCGACGCCCTCCTCGAGTACTCGCGGGTCGAGACCCGCGGCGATCCGCTCGAGCCCGTGGCGCTCGAGGCGGTCTTCGAGGACGTCCTCGAGGATCTGTGGCTCCAGATCGAGGAGACCGATGCGACGGTTACCGCGGACGAACTGCCGCGCGTCGAGGGCGACGCGGACCAGTTGCGCCAGGTGTTCCAGAACCTGCTCTCGAACGCGATCACCTACAGCGGCGACGACCCCCCAGCGGTCCACGTCTCGGCAGACCGTGACGGCGACGAGTGGGTCGTTTCGATTCGCGACGACGGGATCGGGATCGCGCCCGAGGAACAGGACCGGATCTTCGAGGTGTTCCAGCGCCTCCACGGCCGCGAAGAGTACGACGGGACCGGTATCGGGCTCGCGCTCTGTGAGCGCATCGTCGAGCGCCACGGCGGCGATCTCTGGGTCGACTCCGTCGTCGGCGAGGGCGCGACGTTCTCGTTTACCGTCCCCGCAGTCAGCGAAGCCGAGTCCGCACCGTCACTCGAGAGCGACGACTGA
- a CDS encoding Bax inhibitor-1 family protein — translation MSSVHSSTETRHYAPTVNVSKVAGIATALVAVNILLILAGSYTPLADLGLVLFSNYFIGIGTFAATIGGGFWVSNKGIEAGNVPIAGAGVTLIQFGYTLLGSAILVLVPSALQVPALAITTVITGLLTAGIVVVVYRTDRSFARWQTYSRGLFIAGFAAGAVGFFLNPMLMVFASVLFFLGFVADLAYEIWAVKESRYASPIRNAIGIYVAVMGVFIHILRLVLYVLSLLNN, via the coding sequence ATGTCATCAGTTCATAGCAGTACGGAGACCCGCCACTACGCGCCGACAGTCAACGTCTCGAAAGTTGCGGGGATCGCGACCGCGCTCGTCGCGGTAAACATCCTGTTGATACTGGCGGGCAGTTACACGCCGCTCGCGGACCTCGGACTCGTTCTCTTCTCGAACTACTTCATCGGAATCGGCACCTTCGCCGCCACGATCGGTGGCGGCTTCTGGGTGTCGAACAAGGGCATCGAAGCGGGGAACGTCCCGATCGCGGGCGCCGGCGTCACGCTGATCCAGTTCGGCTATACGCTTCTCGGCTCCGCGATCCTCGTGCTTGTACCGTCCGCGCTTCAGGTTCCGGCCCTCGCCATCACGACGGTCATCACGGGGCTCCTCACGGCCGGTATCGTGGTCGTCGTCTACCGCACCGACCGATCGTTCGCGCGCTGGCAGACCTATTCCAGAGGCCTGTTCATCGCCGGATTCGCCGCGGGTGCCGTCGGGTTCTTCCTCAATCCTATGCTCATGGTCTTCGCCTCCGTCCTGTTTTTCCTCGGGTTCGTCGCGGATCTGGCGTACGAGATCTGGGCCGTCAAGGAGAGCAGGTACGCGAGTCCGATCCGGAACGCCATCGGCATCTACGTCGCCGTGATGGGCGTCTTCATCCACATCCTGCGGTTGGTGCTGTACGTCCTCTCGCTGCTCAATAACTAA
- a CDS encoding NADPH-dependent FMN reductase, whose translation MSDSDVHVAALCGSLRAESHTRTALEGVLAAAEQAGATTELLDLREYELPIFDADRDREDAGDAEQLAARVRAADTIILGSPMYHGSYASPLKTAIDYCGFDEFADETVGLLAVSGGAFPVTTLEHMRSVCRALNAWVIPHEAAIPNASAAFEDGEFVDPKLEKRVRTLGRRAVQYASIEPDPDSFESDQNVGAQGK comes from the coding sequence ATGAGCGACAGCGATGTCCACGTAGCTGCACTCTGTGGCAGCCTCCGCGCGGAGAGTCACACGCGGACCGCCCTCGAGGGCGTCCTCGCCGCCGCCGAGCAGGCCGGCGCGACCACCGAGTTACTCGATCTCCGCGAGTACGAGTTGCCGATCTTCGACGCGGACCGCGACCGCGAAGACGCGGGCGACGCCGAGCAGCTGGCGGCTCGCGTCCGTGCGGCCGACACGATCATCCTCGGTTCGCCGATGTACCACGGCTCCTACGCCTCGCCGCTCAAGACGGCGATCGACTACTGCGGGTTCGACGAGTTCGCGGACGAGACCGTCGGGCTGCTGGCGGTCTCGGGCGGGGCCTTCCCCGTGACGACCTTAGAGCACATGCGCTCGGTCTGTCGGGCGCTGAACGCGTGGGTGATCCCCCACGAGGCGGCGATTCCGAACGCGAGCGCCGCCTTCGAGGACGGCGAGTTCGTCGATCCGAAACTCGAGAAACGGGTGCGGACGCTGGGCCGGCGAGCGGTCCAGTACGCGTCGATCGAGCCGGATCCGGACTCCTTCGAGAGCGATCAGAACGTGGGTGCACAGGGGAAGTGA
- a CDS encoding DUF5794 domain-containing protein, giving the protein MSTSRHPVALQMERIVGGDAKLLALVMMLPLVDGVFPALILAGALNEPLDAIQVGLLIFGGSATVAVILADMNGTPREQATVVLLVGIPLILLAAVQAAFAPAIGSVLDDAIITRFAALVILAIAAKTASATIGEYLPNPVVIIGLGLVASVDPSGATFSVMTDPVLVANATLAAAVGVGFALTIALTGPYLREYMDIDRFRFGSAVALGLLPLSLLGMAFGQAPLAALIVAALFAVDFPFRGSDDADSSTDSGADATDAAAQMGAVTDGGDGQDSSESSATEREDEPNAYPGDDGTDTAGRAPWL; this is encoded by the coding sequence ATGAGTACGTCACGACATCCGGTCGCGCTCCAGATGGAGCGCATCGTCGGCGGTGACGCCAAGCTCCTCGCGCTGGTGATGATGCTGCCGTTAGTCGACGGCGTCTTCCCCGCGTTGATTCTGGCCGGAGCGCTCAACGAGCCGCTGGACGCGATTCAGGTCGGACTGCTGATCTTCGGCGGGAGCGCCACCGTCGCGGTGATTCTGGCGGACATGAACGGCACGCCCCGCGAACAGGCGACCGTCGTCCTGCTCGTCGGGATCCCGCTGATACTGCTCGCGGCGGTCCAGGCCGCGTTCGCGCCGGCGATCGGCAGCGTCCTCGACGACGCCATCATCACCCGATTCGCGGCGCTGGTCATCCTCGCCATCGCGGCCAAGACCGCCAGCGCGACGATCGGCGAGTACCTCCCCAACCCCGTCGTCATCATCGGACTGGGGCTGGTCGCGAGCGTCGACCCCTCCGGAGCGACGTTCTCGGTGATGACCGATCCCGTCCTCGTGGCCAACGCGACGCTGGCCGCGGCCGTCGGGGTCGGCTTCGCGCTGACCATCGCGCTGACCGGGCCGTATCTGCGGGAGTACATGGACATCGACCGGTTCCGCTTCGGCAGCGCCGTCGCGCTCGGCCTGCTGCCGCTGTCCCTGCTCGGGATGGCCTTCGGACAGGCCCCGCTGGCCGCCCTGATCGTCGCCGCCCTGTTCGCCGTCGACTTCCCGTTCCGGGGCTCCGACGACGCCGACTCGAGCACCGATTCGGGCGCCGACGCGACCGACGCGGCCGCCCAGATGGGTGCGGTGACCGACGGCGGTGACGGGCAGGACTCGAGCGAGTCGTCGGCCACGGAGCGCGAGGACGAACCGAACGCGTATCCAGGCGACGACGGGACGGACACCGCGGGGCGGGCCCCGTGGCTGTAG
- a CDS encoding DNA-methyltransferase, which translates to METTHRVFVGDSRDLSAVDDESVELVVTSPPYPMIEMWDDLFTELDPAIGDALAAGDGYDAFEAMHAQLERVWDELERVLVDGGIACINVGDATRSVDGSFRVYPNHARVLESFEERGFEPLPDVLWRKPANSAAKFMGSGMIPPNAYVTLEHEYILVFRKGAESREFEPRADRRYEAAYFWEERNRWFTDVWTDVTGELQSIDEPADDELRERSAAYPLEIPYRLICMYSAYGDTVLDPFWGTGTTTLAAMCAGRSSVGSELEDAFLDVFDDGVDEVPALSRSVGRARLERHREFVEHRRDEGKGFEYEADYYETPVVTKMERGIRLREVSAVDEIDDGYRVDHAPLALE; encoded by the coding sequence ATGGAGACGACCCACCGCGTGTTCGTCGGTGACTCTCGCGATCTCTCGGCGGTCGACGACGAATCCGTCGAACTCGTCGTGACCTCCCCGCCGTATCCGATGATCGAAATGTGGGACGACCTCTTTACGGAGCTCGATCCCGCAATCGGCGACGCGCTGGCGGCCGGGGACGGCTACGACGCCTTTGAAGCGATGCACGCCCAGCTCGAGCGCGTCTGGGACGAACTCGAGCGCGTCCTGGTCGACGGCGGGATCGCTTGTATCAACGTCGGCGACGCGACCCGGTCGGTCGACGGGAGCTTCCGGGTCTACCCGAATCACGCGCGCGTGCTCGAGTCGTTCGAGGAGCGAGGGTTCGAGCCGCTCCCGGACGTGCTCTGGCGCAAGCCGGCCAACAGCGCGGCCAAGTTCATGGGGAGCGGGATGATCCCGCCCAACGCCTACGTCACGCTGGAGCACGAGTACATTCTGGTGTTCCGCAAGGGAGCCGAGAGCCGTGAGTTCGAGCCCCGTGCGGATCGACGCTACGAGGCCGCCTACTTCTGGGAGGAACGCAACCGCTGGTTCACGGACGTCTGGACCGACGTGACCGGCGAGCTACAGTCGATCGACGAGCCGGCCGACGACGAACTCCGCGAGCGGTCGGCGGCCTACCCGCTCGAGATTCCCTATCGCCTGATCTGTATGTACTCGGCCTACGGTGACACCGTCCTCGACCCGTTCTGGGGCACGGGGACGACGACGCTGGCAGCGATGTGCGCCGGTCGGAGCTCGGTCGGGTCCGAACTCGAGGACGCCTTCCTCGACGTGTTCGACGACGGTGTCGACGAGGTCCCGGCGCTGTCGCGCTCGGTCGGACGCGCGCGCCTCGAGCGCCATCGGGAGTTCGTCGAGCACCGACGCGACGAGGGGAAGGGGTTCGAGTACGAGGCCGACTACTACGAGACGCCGGTCGTCACCAAGATGGAACGCGGCATCCGACTGCGCGAGGTGAGTGCGGTCGACGAAATCGACGACGGTTACCGAGTCGACCACGCGCCGCTCGCCCTCGAGTGA